From Chelatococcus sp. YT9, a single genomic window includes:
- a CDS encoding nuclear transport factor 2 family protein has translation MTTEADQEFLQLLRDEREIRQVIQTCGRGSDRKDFDLMRSAYHNDAYDDHGVFKGKVDDFIEWARPHHEKFEASMHLLGFPNVNVNGSSASAETYCILYQWLKPVAGDEPMPGQTVTIACRYVDRFEKRDGRWKIARRVVVYEGVMRAFRQENAPGPIGNGFTVGLRSHDDVVFAMEADI, from the coding sequence GTGACGACAGAGGCCGATCAGGAATTCTTGCAACTTCTCAGGGACGAGCGGGAAATACGCCAAGTCATCCAGACTTGCGGCCGGGGCTCGGACCGCAAAGATTTCGACCTTATGCGCTCGGCCTATCACAACGACGCATATGACGATCACGGCGTCTTCAAGGGCAAGGTCGACGACTTCATCGAATGGGCCCGTCCCCATCACGAGAAGTTCGAGGCGTCCATGCACCTCCTTGGCTTTCCAAATGTCAATGTGAACGGGTCGTCCGCGTCGGCGGAAACCTATTGCATCCTCTACCAGTGGCTGAAGCCGGTTGCCGGAGATGAGCCGATGCCCGGCCAGACCGTCACCATTGCCTGCCGATATGTCGATCGCTTCGAGAAGCGCGACGGCCGGTGGAAGATCGCCCGTCGCGTCGTCGTCTATGAGGGGGTCATGCGCGCCTTCCGGCAGGAGAACGCGCCCGGGCCGATCGGCAACGGATTCACGGTCGGCTTGCGGTCGCACGATGACGTCGTTTTCGCCATGGAGGCGGACATTTGA